A region from the uncultured Stenotrophomonas sp. genome encodes:
- a CDS encoding conserved exported hypothetical protein (Evidence 4 : Homologs of previously reported genes of unknown function), with protein MKKMQQGFTLIELMIVVAIIAILAAIALPQYRNYTQRSSNGACEAEAKAFMNTAVADIADGRDSTTYVPTACASASKTKLTTSDYNNPTNVDFTPQTKGNTQLLAKTSCDPGSGSCSLEKK; from the coding sequence ATGAAGAAGATGCAGCAGGGCTTCACCCTGATCGAACTGATGATCGTGGTTGCGATCATCGCCATCCTGGCCGCCATCGCGCTGCCGCAGTACCGCAACTATACCCAGCGTTCGTCCAACGGCGCTTGCGAGGCTGAAGCCAAGGCGTTCATGAACACCGCCGTGGCCGATATCGCTGATGGCCGTGATTCGACTACCTATGTCCCCACGGCATGTGCCAGCGCCTCGAAGACCAAGCTCACCACTTCCGATTACAACAACCCGACGAATGTGGACTTCACCCCGCAGACCAAGGGTAATACTCAGCTGCTGGCGAAGACCAGCTGTGATCCGGGCAGCGGCTCCTGCTCGCTCGAAAAGAAGTAA
- the tapC gene encoding Type IV pilus assembly protein TapC: MSVTRSAMKKEPVSRSTSLMQPFVWEGTDKRGAKMKGEQDARNANLLRAELRKQGITPTVVKPKPKPLFGASGKPIKPKDIAFFSRQMATMMKSGVPIVTALEIIGSGHKNPRMAKMIGQIRTDLEGGSSLHEAIGKHPVQFDELYRNLVKAGEGAGVLETVLETIANYQENLESLKGKIKKALFYPAMTIAVALLVSAILLVFVVPQFEEVFSSFGADLPVFTKMIVAASRFMVGWWWLILLIVVGSITAFIFAYKRSPRMQHGMDRLILRVPVIGQIMHNSAIARFSRTTAVTFRAGVPLVEALGIVSGATGNKVYEEAVLHMRDDVSVGYPMNMAMKQVNVFPHMVIQMTAIGEEAGALDTMLFKVAEYFEQEVNNAVDALSSLIEPMIMVFIGVVVGGMVVGMYLPIFKLASVVG; this comes from the coding sequence ATGTCCGTTACCCGTAGCGCAATGAAAAAAGAGCCGGTGTCCCGCAGCACCAGCCTGATGCAGCCATTTGTCTGGGAAGGTACCGACAAGCGCGGTGCGAAGATGAAGGGCGAGCAGGACGCCCGCAATGCCAACCTGCTGCGTGCGGAACTGCGCAAGCAGGGCATCACCCCCACGGTGGTCAAGCCCAAGCCCAAGCCGCTGTTCGGCGCGTCGGGCAAGCCCATCAAGCCCAAGGACATCGCCTTCTTCAGCCGCCAGATGGCGACGATGATGAAGTCCGGTGTGCCCATCGTGACCGCGCTGGAGATCATCGGCAGTGGCCACAAGAACCCGCGCATGGCCAAGATGATCGGGCAGATCCGCACCGATCTTGAAGGCGGTTCCTCACTGCACGAGGCCATCGGCAAACACCCGGTGCAGTTCGACGAGCTGTATCGCAACTTGGTGAAGGCCGGTGAAGGCGCCGGCGTGTTGGAAACAGTGCTGGAAACCATTGCCAACTACCAGGAAAACCTGGAATCGTTGAAGGGCAAGATCAAGAAGGCCCTGTTCTACCCGGCCATGACCATTGCGGTAGCGCTGCTGGTCAGCGCCATCCTGCTGGTGTTCGTGGTACCCCAGTTCGAAGAGGTGTTCAGCAGCTTCGGCGCCGACCTGCCGGTGTTCACGAAGATGATCGTGGCCGCTTCGCGCTTCATGGTGGGCTGGTGGTGGCTGATCCTGCTGATCGTCGTGGGCTCGATCACGGCCTTCATTTTTGCCTACAAGCGCTCGCCCAGGATGCAGCACGGCATGGATCGCCTGATCCTGAGGGTACCGGTGATCGGCCAGATCATGCACAACAGCGCCATCGCCCGTTTCTCCCGCACCACGGCGGTGACCTTCCGCGCCGGCGTACCGCTGGTGGAGGCCCTGGGCATCGTATCCGGCGCCACCGGCAACAAGGTCTACGAAGAAGCCGTGCTGCACATGCGCGACGACGTGTCGGTGGGTTACCCCATGAACATGGCAATGAAGCAGGTGAACGTTTTCCCGCACATGGTCATCCAGATGACCGCCATCGGCGAGGAAGCCGGTGCGCTGGACACCATGCTGTTCAAGGTGGCCGAATACTTCGAGCAGGAAGTGAACAATGCGGTGGATGCACTGAGCAGCCTGATCGAACCGATGATCATGGTGTTCATCGGCGTGGTCGTCGGCGGCATGGTCGTCGGCATGTACCTGCCCATCTTCAAGCTCGCCTCCGTTGTCGGATAA
- the xpsO gene encoding Type 4 prepilin-like proteins leader peptide-processing enzyme (Includes: Leader peptidase; N-methyltransferase), protein MAFLDQNPGLGYPLAAGLGLLVGSFLNVVILRLPRRMEWQWKRDAREILEEPDLYEPPPPGIVVEPSHCPHCKHKLSWYENIPLFSWLLQRGKCRHCQAPISIQYPLVELLTSLMVLACVWQFGFGWQGFGAIVLTCFLIALSGIDLRTQLLPDQLTLPLMWLGLVGSMDNLYMPAKPALLGAAVGYLSLWTVWWLFKQITGKEGMGHGDFKLLAALGAWCGLKGILPIILLSSLVGAIIGSIWLYSRGRDRATPIPFGPYLAVAGWLVFMWGDQMIASYRQFAGL, encoded by the coding sequence ATGGCATTTCTCGACCAGAACCCCGGCCTGGGCTACCCCCTTGCTGCCGGGCTGGGGCTGCTGGTCGGCAGCTTCCTCAACGTGGTGATCCTGCGCCTGCCCCGGCGCATGGAGTGGCAGTGGAAGCGCGACGCGCGCGAAATCCTGGAAGAGCCGGACCTCTACGAGCCGCCGCCGCCGGGCATCGTGGTGGAGCCGTCGCATTGCCCCCACTGCAAGCACAAGCTGAGCTGGTACGAGAACATCCCGCTGTTCAGCTGGCTGCTCCAGCGTGGCAAATGCCGCCATTGCCAGGCCCCCATCTCCATCCAGTACCCGCTGGTGGAACTGCTGACCTCGTTGATGGTGCTGGCCTGCGTATGGCAGTTCGGCTTTGGCTGGCAGGGCTTCGGTGCCATCGTGCTGACCTGCTTCCTGATCGCCCTGTCCGGCATCGACCTGCGCACGCAGTTGCTGCCCGACCAGTTGACCCTGCCGCTGATGTGGCTGGGACTGGTAGGCAGCATGGACAACCTCTACATGCCGGCCAAACCGGCATTGCTGGGCGCGGCGGTGGGTTACCTCTCGCTGTGGACGGTGTGGTGGCTGTTCAAGCAGATCACCGGCAAGGAAGGCATGGGCCACGGCGACTTCAAGCTGCTGGCTGCGCTGGGCGCGTGGTGCGGGTTGAAGGGCATCCTGCCGATCATCCTGCTGTCCTCGCTGGTGGGCGCCATCATCGGCTCCATATGGCTGTATTCGCGCGGCCGCGACCGCGCCACGCCGATCCCGTTCGGCCCCTATCTGGCCGTCGCCGGCTGGCTGGTGTTCATGTGGGGCGACCAGATGATTGCCAGTTACAGACAGTTTGCCGGGCTATAA
- the coaE gene encoding dephospho-CoA kinase (Evidence 2a : Function of homologous gene experimentally demonstrated in an other organism; PubMedId : 10493123, 11292795; Product type e : enzyme) has protein sequence MAFPMSNFIIGLTGGIASGKSEVTRRFEALGITVADADVAAREVVAPGSPALQRIAERFGASMLQADGTLHRARLREHVFADAAERKALEAITHPAIRARVKGVCESADGPYAIAAIPLLAEAGGRATYPWLQRVLVIDVPQAVQHARLLRRDNIDDALAMRMIEAQASREQRLALADDVIVNDGHPDQLQPQVEALDRLYRQLAADNCA, from the coding sequence ATGGCCTTCCCTATGAGCAACTTCATCATCGGCCTCACCGGCGGCATTGCCTCGGGCAAGAGTGAAGTCACCCGACGCTTCGAGGCGCTGGGTATCACGGTGGCAGACGCGGACGTGGCCGCACGTGAAGTGGTTGCCCCCGGCAGCCCCGCGCTGCAGCGGATTGCCGAGCGTTTCGGTGCGAGCATGCTGCAGGCCGACGGTACGCTCCATCGTGCGCGGTTGCGTGAGCATGTATTCGCCGATGCGGCGGAGCGCAAGGCGCTGGAAGCAATCACCCATCCCGCCATCCGTGCACGAGTAAAGGGTGTCTGCGAATCTGCCGACGGCCCCTACGCCATCGCCGCGATTCCGCTGTTGGCCGAAGCCGGTGGCCGCGCCACTTACCCTTGGTTGCAACGGGTACTGGTGATCGATGTACCACAAGCGGTGCAGCATGCGCGGCTGCTTCGCCGTGACAACATCGACGATGCCTTGGCCATGCGGATGATCGAGGCGCAGGCCAGCCGCGAGCAGCGGCTGGCACTGGCCGACGACGTGATCGTCAACGACGGGCACCCGGATCAGTTGCAGCCGCAGGTGGAGGCGTTGGATCGTCTGTACCGGCAGTTGGCGGCCGACAACTGCGCATGA
- the colS gene encoding Two-component system sensor protein: MPETTAQGNVHKRGRYRRRLRSRIIVSFALLGFCLTALFAFATNWARMRVENQLVEDVMNRNLDASWQSYIQSSGREVVAPVQQMRAFLYRPDKLDGLRRDYPEWEHLQDGIHNFSGEDADGRAFSYKVGVRKTPDAWFFVAYDMSQSVRGEQQLKRALFLSVLVFSLLSWVLGWWSASRVMRPVSDLAARLRAYRGGSSHPEPLAPRFTDDEVGQLAETLDDYSARLTEVVQRDREFNADVSHELRTPLAVIRGATELLLARPGLDDKMQQRLQRIQRAEQQCSDLIGSLLLLSRNERGQGSSNVAKVAEQLLEAHRAQLGGKPLELVLEGGRELVVDAPEAALSVALGNLIGNAVKYTQEGQVRVRVLDDAVEVIDTGPGLSEKDAASLFQRGYRGTHAGHSQGGGIGLSIVSRLCTLYGWQVGIHPGEECGVVATLTFAPAA, translated from the coding sequence ATGCCTGAAACCACGGCGCAGGGCAACGTGCACAAGCGGGGACGTTACCGCCGCCGCCTGCGCAGCCGCATCATCGTTTCGTTCGCGCTGCTGGGCTTCTGCCTGACGGCGCTGTTCGCCTTCGCCACCAACTGGGCGCGCATGCGCGTGGAGAACCAGTTGGTCGAGGACGTGATGAACCGCAATCTGGATGCTTCCTGGCAGAGCTATATCCAGAGCAGTGGCCGGGAAGTGGTTGCGCCGGTGCAGCAGATGCGCGCGTTCCTGTATCGCCCCGACAAGCTGGATGGGTTGCGTCGCGATTATCCCGAGTGGGAGCACTTGCAGGACGGTATCCACAACTTCAGTGGCGAGGACGCTGACGGGAGGGCGTTTTCCTACAAGGTGGGGGTGCGCAAGACGCCTGACGCCTGGTTCTTCGTTGCATATGACATGAGCCAATCCGTCCGCGGCGAGCAGCAGCTGAAGCGTGCCCTCTTCCTGTCGGTCCTGGTGTTCAGCCTGTTGTCCTGGGTATTGGGCTGGTGGTCCGCATCCCGGGTGATGCGGCCCGTATCCGATCTGGCTGCGCGCTTGCGGGCCTATCGCGGGGGCAGCAGCCATCCCGAGCCACTTGCGCCACGTTTTACCGACGACGAGGTAGGGCAGTTGGCCGAGACCTTGGACGACTACTCGGCTCGGCTGACCGAAGTGGTGCAGCGCGACCGCGAGTTCAATGCCGACGTCAGCCACGAACTGCGCACGCCGCTGGCGGTGATCCGTGGTGCCACCGAACTGTTGCTGGCCCGCCCCGGGCTGGACGACAAGATGCAGCAACGCCTGCAGCGCATCCAGAGAGCAGAGCAGCAATGCAGCGACCTGATCGGCTCGTTGCTGCTGCTTTCGCGCAACGAGCGCGGGCAGGGCAGCAGCAACGTGGCGAAGGTGGCCGAGCAGTTGCTGGAGGCCCATCGTGCCCAGCTCGGCGGCAAGCCGCTGGAACTGGTGCTGGAAGGCGGCCGCGAGCTGGTCGTGGACGCGCCGGAGGCGGCGTTGTCGGTGGCGCTTGGCAACCTGATAGGCAACGCGGTCAAGTACACGCAGGAAGGGCAGGTGCGGGTCCGCGTGCTCGATGATGCGGTCGAAGTGATTGATACAGGCCCCGGCCTGAGCGAGAAGGACGCGGCCAGCCTGTTCCAGCGCGGTTACCGCGGCACCCATGCAGGGCACTCGCAAGGCGGTGGCATTGGTTTGTCCATCGTCAGCAGGCTGTGCACGCTGTATGGCTGGCAGGTCGGCATCCACCCGGGCGAGGAGTGCGGCGTGGTGGCGACGCTGACGTTCGCCCCGGCAGCCTGA
- the tcrA gene encoding Transcriptional regulatory protein TcrA, with protein sequence MRILVIEDNSDIAANLGDYLEDRGHTVDFAADGVTGLHLAVVHDFDAIVLDLNLPGMDGIEVCRKLRNDARKQTPVLMLTARDSLENKLAGFDSGADDYLIKPFALQEVEVRLNALSRRGKGGHTRVLETGDLEYNLDTLEVRRQGKLLQLNPTALKILQALMEASPAVVTRQELETRVWGEELPDSDSLRVHIHGLRAVVDKPFNAPMIQTRHGIGYRIAAPDA encoded by the coding sequence GTGCGCATTCTCGTAATCGAAGACAACAGCGATATCGCGGCCAACCTGGGCGACTACCTCGAAGACCGCGGGCATACGGTGGACTTCGCCGCAGACGGCGTGACCGGCCTGCACCTGGCCGTGGTGCATGATTTCGACGCCATCGTGCTCGACCTCAACCTGCCCGGCATGGACGGCATCGAGGTCTGCCGCAAGCTGCGCAACGATGCGCGCAAGCAGACGCCGGTACTGATGCTGACCGCGCGCGACTCGCTGGAGAACAAGCTGGCCGGCTTCGACTCCGGCGCCGACGACTACCTGATCAAACCGTTCGCCTTGCAGGAAGTCGAGGTGCGGCTCAATGCGCTGTCGCGGCGCGGCAAGGGCGGGCATACCCGCGTGCTGGAAACCGGCGATCTGGAATACAACCTGGACACGCTGGAAGTGCGCCGCCAGGGCAAGCTGCTGCAACTCAACCCCACCGCGCTGAAGATACTGCAGGCGCTGATGGAAGCCTCGCCGGCGGTGGTCACCCGGCAGGAGCTGGAAACCCGCGTCTGGGGCGAAGAGCTGCCCGACTCGGATTCCCTGCGCGTGCACATCCACGGCCTGCGAGCGGTGGTGGACAAGCCGTTCAACGCACCGATGATCCAGACCCGCCACGGCATCGGCTACCGGATCGCCGCCCCCGATGCCTGA
- a CDS encoding hypothetical protein (Evidence 5 : No homology to any previously reported sequences), translated as MRRPPSMAVPHAFRPRRKYDFNGPVLPQQVTKRGPGETRRGLKIPDHRTRRGEGAQCVQPMRRGIKVSLKRWEQNASRRQRFRPAT; from the coding sequence GTGCGGCGTCCGCCGTCAATGGCTGTTCCCCATGCTTTCCGACCAAGGCGCAAGTACGACTTTAACGGCCCGGTTTTGCCGCAACAAGTGACAAAACGAGGCCCCGGCGAAACCCGCCGGGGCCTGAAGATTCCCGATCACCGGACCCGCCGAGGAGAGGGGGCACAGTGCGTCCAGCCTATGCGCCGCGGAATTAAAGTGTCGTTAAAAAGATGGGAGCAAAACGCAAGCCGGCGTCAGCGCTTCAGGCCTGCGACGTAG
- the rimK gene encoding ribosomal protein S6 modification protein (Evidence 2a : Function of homologous gene experimentally demonstrated in an other organism; Product type s : structure): MLPRFLPGTPAMKLAILSRNSKLYSTRRLIEAARARGHVVRVLDPLRCYMRIAPDGFAMHYKGRPLTGVDAVIPRIGASITRYGTAVLRQFEMMGARTPNPSDAILRARDKLRAHQVLAAKGIDMPVTVFGDNPDDTDDLLSMLGPPPHVVKLSEGTQGRGVILTEKLSASRGTVEALRGLYANFLVQEFIAEAQGADLRCLVVGDQVVATMRRKAPEGDFRSNLHAGGSAEPAVCSRAEQQVAVRSAKALGLGIAGVDMIRSARGPLVLEVNSTPGLEGIESVSGGDVAGRMIDYVAGLKR, encoded by the coding sequence ATGCTGCCGCGCTTCCTGCCCGGCACGCCTGCGATGAAGCTCGCAATCCTCTCCCGCAACAGCAAGCTCTATTCCACTCGCCGCCTGATCGAGGCCGCGCGCGCGCGCGGGCACGTGGTGCGCGTGCTCGACCCGCTGCGCTGCTACATGCGCATCGCGCCGGACGGCTTCGCCATGCACTACAAGGGCAGGCCGCTGACCGGAGTGGACGCGGTGATCCCGCGCATCGGGGCGTCCATCACCCGCTACGGCACTGCGGTGCTGCGGCAGTTCGAGATGATGGGCGCCCGCACGCCCAACCCTTCGGACGCGATCCTGCGCGCACGCGACAAGCTGCGCGCGCATCAGGTGCTGGCAGCCAAGGGCATCGACATGCCGGTGACGGTGTTCGGCGACAACCCGGATGACACCGACGACCTGCTGTCCATGCTCGGCCCGCCGCCGCACGTGGTGAAGCTCAGCGAAGGCACCCAGGGCCGGGGCGTAATCCTTACCGAGAAGCTCAGTGCGTCGCGCGGCACGGTGGAGGCGCTGCGTGGCCTGTACGCCAATTTCCTCGTGCAGGAATTCATCGCCGAAGCGCAGGGGGCCGACCTGCGCTGCCTGGTGGTGGGCGACCAGGTGGTGGCGACCATGCGCCGCAAGGCGCCGGAAGGGGACTTCCGTTCCAACCTGCACGCCGGTGGCAGTGCCGAGCCGGCGGTGTGCAGCAGGGCCGAACAGCAGGTGGCGGTGCGCTCGGCCAAGGCGCTCGGGCTGGGCATCGCCGGCGTGGACATGATCCGCTCGGCGCGTGGCCCGCTGGTGCTGGAAGTGAATTCAACGCCGGGCCTGGAGGGCATCGAGTCGGTTTCCGGCGGCGACGTCGCCGGGCGGATGATCGACTACGTCGCAGGCCTGAAGCGCTGA
- a CDS encoding Outer membrane autotransporter barrel domain protein: protein MRFPSRPLRSALAAALALAAVPALAQSPFSKTVFFGDSLTDTGYYRPVLVQLDPSASIVGRFTTNPGWVWSDYLADHYGTNAKPNGNGQTGDNYAAGGARVGVDNTNPLNPMLPATPSLKTQLNAYLTANGGKADANALYTVWGGANDLFAVAAGAPAQATIGAAVADQVGMVATLAGAGAQYVMVPNLPDIGLTPSSRAGGAVAMAQGTALSKAYNDALFGGLKQAGLQVIPVDTFSILQEIVANPGSYGFTNVGNMACTSASSLTCSPLSYASPGAADSYVFADGVHPTTAAHRILGQYAISILEAPRLQQVLSHSAQTTGRARADQVSAHLVGQQDDGLRWWGNVRGDMQRYDHADLYDGMAPAGLFGIDWARNGTVLGGFAGYGRMDADFGNSQGDFTQSDTTLGLFAGWYGERAWVNGQASYSWLSTDVTRKVQLGPATHVHKGSPDGSNLTAALNAGYEFGQQGGFRHGPVAGVTWQKVKLDGYVESNASATALGYGDQELDSTVGRIGWQARFDGGSVRPYVQVTWDHEFEDGQQASAWLQTMADVGAYKVPGLQFDRNYASAVLGARITLWGLDSNIGLSTTTAQKSARDATLFASFGGSF, encoded by the coding sequence ATGCGTTTCCCGTCCCGTCCGTTGCGCTCGGCCCTTGCCGCGGCGCTTGCCCTTGCCGCCGTGCCGGCACTGGCGCAGTCCCCGTTCTCGAAGACGGTGTTCTTCGGCGACAGCCTGACCGACACCGGCTATTACCGCCCGGTTCTGGTGCAGCTTGACCCCAGCGCCTCCATCGTCGGTCGTTTCACCACCAACCCCGGCTGGGTCTGGTCCGACTATCTGGCCGATCACTACGGCACCAATGCCAAGCCCAACGGCAACGGCCAGACCGGCGACAACTACGCTGCCGGCGGTGCGCGGGTAGGGGTGGACAACACCAATCCGCTCAATCCGATGCTGCCGGCCACTCCGTCGCTCAAGACACAGCTGAATGCCTACCTGACCGCCAATGGCGGCAAGGCCGATGCCAATGCGCTCTACACCGTATGGGGGGGCGCCAATGACCTGTTCGCGGTGGCCGCCGGTGCGCCGGCGCAAGCCACCATCGGGGCGGCGGTGGCCGACCAGGTGGGCATGGTCGCCACGCTCGCAGGCGCCGGCGCGCAGTACGTGATGGTGCCGAACCTGCCCGACATCGGCCTGACCCCGTCTTCGCGCGCCGGTGGCGCGGTGGCGATGGCGCAGGGTACCGCGCTGTCCAAGGCCTACAACGACGCGCTGTTCGGCGGGCTGAAGCAGGCCGGCCTGCAGGTGATTCCGGTCGATACCTTCAGCATCCTGCAGGAAATCGTCGCCAATCCCGGCAGCTACGGTTTCACCAATGTCGGCAACATGGCCTGCACCTCGGCGTCGTCGCTGACCTGCAGCCCGCTGAGCTATGCCAGCCCCGGTGCAGCGGATTCCTACGTGTTCGCCGATGGCGTGCACCCGACGACCGCCGCGCACCGGATCCTGGGCCAGTACGCCATCTCGATTCTCGAGGCGCCGCGCCTGCAGCAGGTGCTGAGCCATTCGGCGCAGACCACCGGCCGCGCCCGCGCCGATCAGGTCAGTGCCCATCTGGTCGGCCAGCAGGATGACGGCCTGCGCTGGTGGGGCAACGTGCGCGGCGACATGCAGCGTTACGACCATGCCGACCTGTACGACGGCATGGCCCCGGCCGGCCTGTTCGGCATCGACTGGGCGCGCAACGGCACGGTGCTCGGCGGCTTTGCCGGCTATGGCCGCATGGACGCCGATTTCGGCAACAGCCAGGGCGACTTCACCCAGTCCGATACCACCCTGGGCCTGTTCGCCGGCTGGTATGGCGAGCGTGCCTGGGTCAATGGCCAGGCCAGCTACAGTTGGCTGAGCACTGACGTCACCCGCAAGGTGCAACTGGGCCCGGCCACCCACGTGCACAAGGGCTCGCCGGATGGCAGCAACCTGACCGCCGCGCTCAACGCCGGCTACGAGTTCGGCCAGCAAGGCGGCTTCCGCCACGGCCCGGTGGCGGGCGTTACCTGGCAGAAGGTCAAGCTCGATGGCTACGTCGAAAGCAACGCCAGCGCCACCGCGCTGGGCTATGGCGACCAGGAGCTGGATTCCACCGTGGGCCGCATCGGCTGGCAGGCGCGTTTCGATGGCGGCAGCGTCCGTCCCTATGTGCAGGTCACCTGGGACCATGAGTTCGAGGACGGCCAGCAAGCCAGTGCCTGGTTGCAGACGATGGCCGACGTGGGCGCCTACAAGGTGCCGGGGCTGCAGTTCGACCGCAACTATGCCAGCGCCGTGCTGGGCGCGCGCATCACGCTGTGGGGGCTGGACAGCAACATCGGCCTGAGCACCACCACCGCGCAGAAGTCGGCCCGTGACGCGACCCTGTTCGCCAGCTTCGGCGGCAGTTTCTGA
- the thiS gene encoding Thiamine biosynthesis protein ThiS: MDIQLNGESRRFPAPLTLAALLAAEGLAERRVAAEVNGEIVPRGRHGEHRLNEGDVVEIVHALGGG, translated from the coding sequence ATGGACATCCAGCTCAACGGCGAATCCCGCCGGTTTCCCGCTCCCCTGACCCTGGCCGCACTGCTGGCCGCCGAAGGCCTGGCCGAACGCCGCGTCGCCGCGGAGGTCAACGGCGAGATCGTTCCACGTGGCCGGCATGGCGAGCATCGATTGAACGAGGGCGACGTGGTCGAGATCGTGCACGCGCTGGGCGGCGGCTGA
- the thiG gene encoding thiamine biosynthesis protein, thiazole moiety (Evidence 2a : Function of homologous gene experimentally demonstrated in an other organism; Product type e : enzyme): MRDNPRMNAHAPTDSLVIAGKTYASRLLTGTGKFKDLEETRLATEAAGAQIVTVAIRRSNIGQNPGEPNLLDVLPPERYTILPNTAGCYTAEDAVRTCRLARELLDGHNLTKLEVLGDTKTLYPDVVQTLKAAEQLVKDGFEVMVYTSDDPILCKRLEEIGCAAVMPLAAPIGSGLGIQNKYNLIEIIENAKVPIIVDAGVGTASDAAIAMELGCDGVLMNTAIAGARNPVLMAAAMRQAVQAGRDAFLAGRIPRKRHASASSPVDGLIG; this comes from the coding sequence ATGCGCGATAATCCGCGCATGAATGCACACGCCCCCACCGATTCGCTGGTCATCGCCGGCAAGACCTATGCATCCCGACTGCTGACCGGCACCGGCAAGTTCAAGGATCTGGAAGAAACCCGCCTGGCCACCGAGGCCGCCGGCGCGCAGATCGTCACCGTCGCCATCCGCCGCAGCAACATCGGCCAGAACCCGGGCGAGCCCAACCTGCTCGACGTGCTGCCGCCGGAGCGCTACACCATCCTGCCCAACACCGCCGGCTGCTACACCGCCGAAGATGCCGTGCGCACCTGCCGGCTGGCGCGCGAGCTGCTCGACGGCCACAACCTGACCAAGCTGGAAGTGCTGGGCGATACGAAGACTCTTTACCCGGACGTGGTGCAGACCCTCAAGGCCGCCGAGCAGCTGGTCAAGGACGGCTTCGAGGTGATGGTCTACACCTCCGACGATCCGATCCTGTGCAAGCGACTGGAGGAAATCGGCTGCGCCGCGGTGATGCCGCTGGCCGCGCCGATCGGCTCGGGGCTGGGCATCCAGAACAAGTACAACCTGATCGAAATCATCGAGAACGCCAAGGTGCCGATCATCGTCGACGCCGGCGTCGGCACCGCGTCCGATGCGGCCATCGCGATGGAACTGGGCTGCGACGGCGTGCTGATGAACACCGCCATCGCCGGTGCGCGCAACCCGGTGCTGATGGCCGCCGCAATGCGCCAGGCGGTGCAGGCCGGGCGCGATGCGTTCCTTGCCGGGCGCATCCCGCGCAAGCGCCATGCCAGCGCTTCCTCGCCGGTGGACGGGTTGATCGGCTGA
- the yggH gene encoding tRNA (m7G46) methyltransferase, SAM-dependent (Evidence 2a : Function of homologous gene experimentally demonstrated in an other organism; PubMedId : 12730187, 2001994; Product type e : enzyme), which translates to MTNPFDSAGAKAPPKPFTVTEGRREVRSFVLRQGRFTPAQQRAFDERWPRFGIDFDGRPRDLDATFGRNAPKVLEIGFGNGAALRHAARFDPSKDYIGIEVHAPGVGRLLNALADDNAGNVKLYHHDAVEVLEKEIADGALDEVRIYFPDPWHKKRHNKRRLLQPAFAALLVRKLRPGGLLHCATDWENYAEQMWDVLDATPGLVNRAGPRGSVPRPDWRPQTHFETRGQKLGHGVWDLLYDRQATGNGG; encoded by the coding sequence ATGACCAATCCGTTCGACAGCGCCGGCGCCAAGGCGCCGCCCAAGCCCTTCACCGTCACCGAGGGCCGCCGCGAGGTACGCAGCTTCGTGCTGCGCCAGGGCCGCTTCACCCCGGCCCAGCAGCGCGCGTTCGACGAGCGCTGGCCGCGTTTCGGCATCGATTTCGATGGCCGGCCGCGCGACCTCGACGCCACCTTCGGCCGCAACGCCCCCAAGGTGCTGGAAATCGGCTTCGGCAACGGCGCCGCGCTGCGCCATGCCGCGCGGTTCGATCCGTCCAAGGACTACATCGGCATCGAGGTACATGCACCGGGCGTCGGCCGACTGCTCAATGCATTGGCCGACGACAATGCCGGCAACGTCAAGCTCTACCACCACGACGCGGTGGAAGTGCTGGAGAAGGAGATCGCCGACGGTGCGCTGGACGAGGTACGCATCTACTTCCCCGATCCGTGGCACAAGAAGCGCCACAACAAGCGCCGCCTGCTGCAGCCGGCGTTCGCCGCGCTGCTGGTGCGCAAGCTGCGCCCCGGCGGGCTGTTGCACTGTGCCACCGACTGGGAGAACTATGCCGAGCAGATGTGGGACGTGCTCGACGCCACTCCGGGGCTGGTCAACCGCGCCGGCCCGCGCGGCAGCGTGCCGCGGCCGGACTGGCGGCCGCAGACCCACTTCGAGACCCGCGGGCAGAAGCTCGGCCACGGCGTCTGGGATTTGCTGTATGACAGGCAGGCAACGGGGAACGGGGGCTGA